In Janthinobacterium sp. J1-1, a single genomic region encodes these proteins:
- a CDS encoding aromatic ring-hydroxylating dioxygenase subunit alpha produces MSYTNYTNDHIAALVREDSVHKCVYTDPALYQLEMARIYGQAWIYVGHDSQVPNPGDYHATRIGDQDVVLVRASDRKVHVLYNRCPHKGAKLVPDGAGSAGKFFRCPYHAWTFKLDGSHLSAPMKGGYEGTAFDAKHPDFAMRRLARVESYRGFVFASQAAGGPGLQEFLGGVLSSIDNLCDRSPVGEVEVAGGVFRVMQTSNWKVFYENLHDTMHAPVTHESSFVAAREQAADMGEMPLELHIMDGNGEPYAFWEKLALHAYDHGHGYMEGIFNPGAASTDAVTRAHFEVLEQAYGAERASAILGQNRHNTIIYGSGSPHTVFQQFRVIRPVAVDRTMIEIQTFRLKGTPEAIFRRSVMYANVINSPSSNVMADDVEVYDRCQKGNLSNGGEWISLHRYAGQDLPIEGGMQSTNGTSELPMRNQFKAWKEYMLAPAFAHAVIPIAVAGEHACAGEDCHVA; encoded by the coding sequence TGAGGACAGCGTGCACAAGTGCGTCTACACCGACCCGGCCCTGTACCAGCTGGAGATGGCGCGCATTTACGGCCAGGCCTGGATCTATGTCGGCCACGACAGCCAGGTGCCGAACCCGGGCGACTATCACGCCACCCGCATCGGCGACCAGGACGTGGTGCTGGTGCGCGCCAGCGACAGGAAAGTCCATGTGCTGTACAACCGCTGTCCGCACAAGGGCGCCAAGCTGGTGCCCGACGGCGCCGGCAGCGCAGGCAAATTCTTCCGCTGCCCGTATCACGCCTGGACCTTCAAGCTCGATGGCAGCCATCTTTCGGCGCCAATGAAGGGCGGCTACGAGGGCACCGCGTTCGACGCGAAACATCCTGACTTCGCCATGCGCCGCCTGGCCCGCGTGGAAAGCTACCGCGGCTTCGTCTTCGCCAGCCAGGCCGCCGGCGGCCCCGGGCTGCAGGAGTTTCTCGGCGGCGTGCTGTCCTCGATCGACAATCTGTGCGACCGCTCGCCGGTGGGCGAGGTGGAAGTGGCCGGCGGCGTGTTTCGCGTCATGCAGACTTCGAACTGGAAGGTATTCTACGAAAACCTGCACGACACCATGCACGCGCCGGTCACGCATGAATCGTCGTTCGTGGCGGCGCGCGAACAGGCCGCCGACATGGGCGAGATGCCGCTGGAACTGCATATCATGGACGGCAATGGCGAACCGTACGCGTTCTGGGAAAAGCTGGCGCTGCACGCCTATGACCACGGCCACGGCTATATGGAGGGCATCTTCAATCCCGGCGCGGCCAGTACCGACGCCGTCACGCGGGCCCATTTCGAGGTGCTGGAACAGGCTTACGGCGCCGAGCGCGCCAGCGCCATCCTGGGCCAGAACCGCCACAACACCATCATCTATGGCAGCGGTTCGCCGCATACCGTGTTCCAGCAGTTCCGCGTGATACGCCCGGTGGCGGTCGACCGCACCATGATCGAGATCCAGACGTTCCGGCTGAAAGGCACGCCGGAAGCGATTTTCCGGCGCAGCGTGATGTATGCCAACGTGATCAACTCGCCCTCGTCGAACGTGATGGCGGACGACGTGGAAGTCTACGACCGCTGCCAGAAGGGCAATCTGAGCAACGGCGGCGAATGGATCAGCCTGCACCGCTATGCCGGCCAGGACCTGCCCATCGAAGGCGGCATGCAGTCGACCAACGGCACCAGCGAACTGCCGATGCGCAACCAGTTCAAGGCGTGGAAGGAATATATGCTCGCTCCCGCCTTTGCACATGCCGTGATACCGATCGCCGTCGCCGGCGAGCATGCCTGCGCCGGGGAGGACTGCCATGTTGCTTGA
- a CDS encoding aromatic-ring-hydroxylating dioxygenase subunit beta: protein MLLDTDFDVSTGDLLPLALTLETQHRLQQFLFHEARLLDQRRLDDWMALWTDEGMYWIPQQHGQASPHDHISLVWEGKMLREVRTRRLNNPRNWSQQPPTRTARLVGNISAIGQDRDGHWVVQAVQQLSEWRNGELRQLAAALTYKLRPHGDSWQLHFKRVDLVNCDAVFSNLQVFI, encoded by the coding sequence ATGTTGCTTGATACCGATTTCGATGTGTCGACCGGCGACCTGCTGCCGCTGGCGCTGACCCTGGAAACGCAGCACCGCCTGCAGCAGTTCCTGTTCCACGAGGCGCGCCTGCTGGACCAGCGCCGGCTCGACGACTGGATGGCCCTGTGGACCGACGAGGGCATGTACTGGATACCGCAGCAGCATGGCCAGGCCAGCCCACACGACCATATTTCGCTGGTATGGGAGGGCAAGATGCTGCGCGAAGTGCGCACGCGGCGCCTGAACAATCCGCGCAACTGGTCGCAGCAGCCGCCCACGCGCACCGCGCGCCTGGTCGGCAATATCAGCGCCATCGGCCAGGACCGCGACGGCCACTGGGTGGTGCAGGCGGTGCAGCAACTGAGCGAGTGGCGCAATGGTGAGTTGCGCCAGCTGGCCGCCGCGCTGACCTACAAGCTGCGCCCGCATGGCGACAGCTGGCAGCTGCACTTCAAGCGGGTCGACCTGGTCAATTGCGACGCCGTGTTTTCCAACCTGCAGGTATTTATCTGA
- a CDS encoding isochorismatase family cysteine hydrolase — MAAPRCELALLALHYQNDVLHEDGKIKVGLLAGSERRAGVIAAAQAMLAGARRHGVPLIHVRVAYRPDHADLLLNAPIFRNVAASGAVIEGSWGADFHAGLEPLAGEFVVKHTRINAFYGSPLDVVLAALGARRLVVAGVATHSVVDSTVRHAVDAGYEVLVNADACAAGAPQAHEAALASMALIAEIADGAGTLRHFHMASSSQHGR; from the coding sequence ATGGCCGCGCCGCGCTGCGAGCTGGCGCTGCTGGCGCTGCACTACCAGAACGACGTGCTGCACGAGGACGGCAAGATCAAGGTCGGCCTGCTGGCGGGCAGCGAGCGTCGCGCCGGCGTGATCGCGGCGGCGCAAGCGATGCTGGCTGGCGCGCGCCGGCACGGCGTGCCGCTCATTCACGTGCGCGTCGCCTACCGGCCCGACCATGCCGACCTGCTGCTCAACGCGCCGATTTTCCGCAATGTCGCCGCCAGCGGCGCCGTGATCGAAGGCAGCTGGGGCGCCGATTTCCATGCCGGGCTGGAGCCGCTGGCCGGCGAGTTTGTTGTCAAGCACACCCGCATCAACGCCTTTTACGGCTCGCCGCTGGACGTGGTGCTGGCCGCGCTGGGCGCGCGGCGCCTGGTGGTGGCCGGCGTGGCCACCCACTCGGTGGTCGACAGCACGGTGCGGCACGCGGTCGACGCCGGCTACGAAGTACTGGTCAATGCCGACGCCTGCGCGGCCGGCGCGCCGCAGGCGCACGAGGCGGCGCTGGCCAGCATGGCCCTGATCGCCGAGATCGCCGACGGCGCCGGCACGCTGCGCCATTTTCACATGGCGTCATCATCACAACACGGCAGGTAA
- a CDS encoding SDR family oxidoreductase, producing the protein MDTNKLSATLLSGKVAIVSGSTQGIGADIARVLAACGASVVLLGHGVATGQALAAELLDAGAAGALYCATDVESDDDIEHCIAQTLARFGRLDILVNNACIYSDQGLDSTRAQWHQTLGVNLISAAIFAQKAVPHMGAGAVIVNLGSTGGKFGAAGRALYPASKAALLQLTKNLAVTLAPNGIRVVAVSPAWTWSPAIAALSGGARGAADAVAAPFHPLGRVGDGAEVGQAVAFLASSAASWITGVDIPVDGGFSVLGPDRGIAPRAWFAQAGEAA; encoded by the coding sequence ATGGATACAAACAAGTTGTCAGCGACTTTATTGAGCGGCAAGGTGGCCATCGTCAGCGGCAGCACGCAGGGCATCGGCGCCGATATCGCGCGCGTGCTGGCCGCCTGCGGTGCGTCGGTGGTGCTGCTCGGCCACGGGGTGGCGACAGGCCAGGCGCTGGCCGCCGAACTGCTGGACGCCGGCGCCGCCGGCGCGCTGTACTGCGCCACCGACGTTGAATCCGACGACGATATCGAACACTGTATCGCGCAGACGCTGGCGCGCTTCGGCCGGCTCGACATCCTCGTCAACAATGCCTGCATCTACAGCGACCAGGGACTCGATTCGACCCGCGCGCAATGGCACCAGACGCTGGGCGTGAACCTGATCTCGGCCGCCATCTTTGCGCAAAAGGCGGTGCCGCACATGGGCGCCGGCGCCGTCATCGTCAACCTGGGCAGCACCGGCGGCAAGTTCGGCGCCGCCGGCCGCGCGCTGTATCCGGCCTCGAAAGCGGCCTTGCTGCAGCTGACCAAAAACCTGGCCGTGACCCTGGCGCCGAACGGCATCCGCGTGGTGGCGGTGTCGCCGGCGTGGACCTGGTCGCCGGCGATCGCGGCCCTGAGCGGCGGCGCGCGCGGCGCGGCCGACGCGGTGGCCGCGCCGTTTCATCCGCTGGGGAGAGTGGGCGACGGCGCCGAAGTGGGGCAGGCGGTGGCCTTCCTGGCGTCGTCGGCGGCCTCGTGGATCACCGGCGTCGACATTCCCGTCGACGGCGGCTTTTCGGTGCTGGGACCGGACCGGGGGATCGCACCGCGCGCCTGGTTTGCGCAGGCGGGAGAGGCGGCATGA
- a CDS encoding PDR/VanB family oxidoreductase, with protein sequence MSIISLQVAQITPLSAHVTLIRLRRADGAPLPGYLAGAHVKVEVEIDGAPAWRHYSLINLEARAHACAQPAEYVIAVRREERTLGGRGGSLYLHSALQVGQLLRVGAPLNVFALDPEHDDVLLIAGGIGVTPLASMAAALSAAGKRYALHYSGRSVAQLALVTELRALAGAALTLYGDDDVRLDLSALLAGCKPSQPIYVCGPKGMVDAVRAQAALGWPADAVRYELFAEAAPEQGDQPFEVGLLQSGCRLQVGARQTILDAMLDAGLDPLYDCKRGDCGVCTVDLVEGEAEHRDNCQSKAERAAGKVIQICISRSKGVPLVLDA encoded by the coding sequence ATGAGCATCATCAGCCTGCAGGTGGCGCAGATCACACCCTTGAGCGCGCATGTCACGCTGATCCGGCTGCGGCGGGCGGACGGCGCGCCACTGCCCGGCTACCTGGCCGGCGCCCACGTCAAAGTGGAAGTCGAGATCGATGGCGCGCCAGCCTGGCGCCATTATTCGCTGATCAATCTTGAGGCGCGCGCGCACGCCTGCGCCCAGCCGGCTGAATATGTGATCGCGGTGCGGCGCGAGGAGCGCACGCTGGGCGGGCGCGGTGGTTCGCTGTACCTGCACTCCGCCTTGCAAGTGGGCCAGCTGCTGCGCGTGGGCGCGCCCTTGAATGTGTTTGCGCTCGACCCGGAACACGACGACGTGCTGCTGATCGCCGGCGGCATCGGTGTCACGCCGCTGGCGTCGATGGCGGCCGCGCTCAGTGCCGCCGGCAAACGCTACGCGCTGCACTACAGCGGCCGCAGCGTGGCGCAGTTGGCGCTGGTGACAGAACTGCGGGCGCTGGCCGGCGCGGCGCTCACCCTGTATGGCGATGATGACGTGCGCCTCGATCTGAGCGCGCTGCTGGCCGGCTGCAAACCGTCGCAGCCTATCTATGTCTGCGGCCCGAAGGGCATGGTCGACGCCGTGCGCGCGCAGGCGGCGCTGGGCTGGCCGGCGGACGCGGTGCGCTACGAACTGTTCGCCGAGGCGGCCCCCGAGCAGGGCGACCAGCCGTTCGAGGTCGGGCTGCTGCAGTCCGGCTGCCGGCTGCAGGTGGGCGCGCGGCAGACCATTCTCGATGCGATGCTCGACGCCGGCCTGGACCCGCTGTACGACTGCAAGCGCGGCGACTGCGGCGTCTGCACGGTGGACCTGGTCGAGGGCGAGGCCGAGCACCGCGACAACTGCCAGAGCAAGGCCGAACGCGCCGCCGGCAAGGTGATCCAGATCTGCATTTCGCGCAGCAAGGGCGTTCCGCTGGTGCTCGACGCCTGA
- a CDS encoding porin, giving the protein MNDLMTPRTCAASTPAAVLLGLALAAPLMAQAQSSVTIGGVIDAGVTLNSNQTGNRNTLVDTGIQSPNLLRFRGTEDLGGGNKAIFVLESQFQLDTGAQVGNFFGRQAYVGISGEWGTLTAGNQYEFMFESLSLQRFGPVIKYVSLYDLHQGPFQALGTANNGMDFNRVAGAFRVNNSLKYTSKNFNGFSFGALIGFGEQAEAFGRNGTTSFGANYANGGLALNAAYAYAKSATIDNGNEGIRNWGLGGRYVLGAPTVDVLYTNTTNTFTKGQVDVYEAGLTVPLSAPVNLRVYYHLMKGNAQLTDNKSHQAGMLLDYAFSKRTDVYLNAVYQKASGGASARAWITASGAASGGDTQTALRVGVRHAF; this is encoded by the coding sequence ATGAACGATTTGATGACCCCGCGCACATGCGCCGCATCGACACCAGCTGCTGTGTTATTGGGACTGGCGCTGGCCGCGCCGCTGATGGCGCAGGCGCAAAGCAGCGTGACGATAGGCGGCGTGATCGACGCCGGCGTGACCCTCAATTCCAACCAGACGGGCAACCGGAACACGCTGGTCGACACCGGCATCCAGTCGCCCAATCTGCTGCGCTTCCGGGGCACCGAGGATCTGGGCGGCGGCAACAAGGCGATCTTCGTGCTGGAGAGCCAGTTCCAGCTCGACACCGGCGCGCAGGTCGGCAATTTCTTCGGCCGCCAGGCCTATGTCGGGATCTCGGGCGAGTGGGGCACACTGACCGCCGGCAACCAGTACGAGTTCATGTTCGAGTCGCTGTCGCTGCAGCGTTTCGGCCCGGTGATCAAATATGTCAGCCTGTACGATCTGCACCAGGGGCCGTTCCAGGCGCTGGGCACGGCCAATAACGGCATGGACTTCAACCGCGTGGCCGGCGCCTTCCGCGTCAACAACTCGCTCAAGTACACCAGCAAGAATTTCAACGGCTTCAGCTTCGGCGCGCTGATCGGCTTTGGCGAGCAGGCCGAGGCGTTCGGCCGCAACGGCACCACCAGTTTCGGCGCCAACTACGCCAATGGCGGCCTGGCGCTGAACGCGGCGTATGCCTATGCCAAGTCGGCCACCATCGACAACGGCAACGAAGGCATCCGCAACTGGGGCCTGGGTGGGCGCTATGTGCTGGGCGCGCCGACCGTCGACGTGCTGTACACGAATACCACCAACACCTTTACCAAAGGACAGGTCGACGTCTACGAAGCCGGCCTGACGGTGCCGCTGTCGGCGCCGGTCAACCTGCGCGTGTACTACCACCTGATGAAGGGCAACGCGCAACTGACCGACAACAAGTCGCACCAGGCCGGCATGCTGCTCGACTATGCGTTCTCGAAGCGTACCGATGTCTACCTGAACGCGGTGTACCAGAAGGCCAGCGGCGGCGCGTCCGCCCGCGCCTGGATCACCGCTTCGGGCGCCGCGTCCGGCGGCGACACGCAAACCGCGCTGCGGGTCGGCGTGCGCCACGCGTTTTAA
- a CDS encoding purine-cytosine permease-like transporter has product MHQPHQLAARSDDHALEPVPDGARQNWLQLSWSTAGIVTTLVQLFLGALTTFVAGFRIAIVAGVAVTIIGSLLGWGMGHVAYRTGLASTVLSRRHGLGQRGSVLLALVFGFMIIGFIALENAMLYKGFLFYTELADTLPLRLLVYGGLTLAWILLTAFGYTLVSRVASITLIAFLAVLVYMLFDVIASSGQSWASVLQYGAQVPPQMLQAMGADSDSGKFIFCVNVLIGSAGALALMDADLGRYARSSRDIALAALAGNLFMDVVMVAVGGIIMYAGMDQLIAHYVRVDGLAPEAARALALQSPDSVAAAFIIFGGALGTLLMVLAQSKAQVLNTYSASLSLTSLFDALFGWRPGRLLFVVLANLLACLMLSGAILEWVNGFITVLGVLTTCFCGIILVDYFIVAPRRTAAAIPDVNWAGVATLVLAFVLAHFVLQRWLPLEFFTALVVCLVVYPLLSLKGARRAGAAVAR; this is encoded by the coding sequence ATGCATCAACCCCATCAACTGGCCGCGCGCAGCGACGACCACGCCCTCGAACCGGTACCCGACGGCGCGCGCCAGAACTGGCTGCAGCTGTCGTGGAGCACGGCCGGCATCGTCACCACGCTGGTGCAGCTGTTCCTCGGCGCGCTGACCACCTTTGTGGCCGGCTTTCGCATCGCCATCGTGGCCGGCGTGGCCGTCACCATCATTGGATCTTTACTGGGCTGGGGCATGGGCCACGTGGCCTACCGCACCGGCCTGGCCAGCACGGTGCTGTCGCGCCGCCACGGCCTGGGCCAGCGCGGCTCGGTGCTGCTGGCGCTGGTGTTCGGCTTCATGATCATCGGTTTCATCGCGCTGGAAAACGCCATGCTGTACAAGGGCTTCCTGTTCTATACGGAGCTGGCCGATACGCTGCCGCTGCGGCTGCTGGTGTATGGCGGCCTGACCCTGGCCTGGATACTGCTGACGGCCTTCGGCTACACGCTGGTGTCGCGCGTGGCGTCCATCACGCTGATCGCATTTCTGGCGGTGCTGGTCTACATGCTGTTCGACGTCATCGCCAGTTCCGGCCAGTCGTGGGCCTCGGTGCTGCAATATGGCGCGCAGGTGCCGCCGCAGATGCTGCAGGCGATGGGCGCCGACAGCGACAGCGGCAAGTTCATCTTTTGCGTCAATGTGCTGATCGGTTCGGCCGGCGCGCTGGCGCTGATGGACGCCGACCTGGGCCGCTATGCGCGCTCCTCGCGCGATATCGCGCTGGCGGCGCTGGCCGGCAACCTGTTCATGGACGTGGTGATGGTGGCCGTCGGCGGCATCATCATGTATGCCGGCATGGACCAGCTGATCGCCCATTATGTGCGGGTCGATGGCCTGGCGCCCGAGGCGGCGCGCGCGCTGGCGCTGCAAAGCCCGGACAGCGTGGCGGCCGCCTTCATCATCTTCGGCGGCGCGCTCGGCACGCTGCTGATGGTGCTGGCGCAATCGAAGGCGCAGGTGCTCAATACCTACAGCGCCTCGCTGTCGCTGACCAGCCTGTTCGACGCGCTGTTCGGCTGGCGCCCGGGGCGCTTGCTGTTCGTGGTGCTGGCCAACCTGCTGGCCTGTCTGATGCTGTCGGGCGCGATCCTGGAATGGGTGAACGGCTTCATTACCGTGCTGGGCGTGCTGACCACCTGCTTCTGCGGCATCATCCTGGTCGATTACTTTATCGTCGCGCCGCGCAGGACCGCCGCCGCCATCCCCGACGTGAATTGGGCCGGCGTGGCCACGCTGGTGCTGGCCTTCGTGCTGGCCCACTTCGTCCTCCAGCGCTGGCTGCCGCTGGAGTTTTTCACGGCGCTGGTGGTGTGCCTGGTGGTGTATCCGCTGCTGTCGCTGAAAGGGGCGCGCAGGGCGGGCGCCGCCGTCGCCCGCTAA
- a CDS encoding AraC family transcriptional regulator — protein MQMLKGSLDLAQVYQRCVFHSNERVDSHGHVARALPDHDLRWQRGAPDTALFQARISRLQLFVLRYGAQVEVTPSPFDDFALVHMSLKGCAEFDCDGRRVRVPEGKVAVVAPKKNLRLWWEEGSEQLILKVPHALLHDLAPAGAQRGANAGLHPGLHSGLLQSNMMEMQWGLLMQSLLQILAQPADLPTHAAWIDHFERNIGLFLLAQQGQSAPPLAAGPHASAAFESGQGLATASAGQRMDALERYMRAKLCAPVSLLDLAMAAGVSVRTLNMLCHRHHGVPPMDLLRNMRLDAAHAVLKERPDASVTETAFEFGFCHLGRFSAYYRQRFGVLPKHTGELMH, from the coding sequence ATGCAGATGCTCAAAGGTTCACTCGATCTGGCGCAGGTATATCAACGCTGCGTTTTCCACAGCAACGAACGGGTCGACTCGCATGGCCATGTGGCTCGCGCGCTGCCCGACCATGATTTGCGCTGGCAGCGCGGCGCGCCCGACACGGCCCTGTTCCAGGCCCGCATCAGCCGCTTGCAGCTGTTCGTGCTGCGCTATGGGGCCCAGGTCGAAGTCACGCCCAGCCCCTTCGATGATTTCGCGCTGGTGCACATGTCGCTCAAGGGCTGCGCCGAATTCGACTGCGACGGCCGCAGGGTGCGCGTGCCGGAAGGCAAGGTGGCGGTGGTCGCGCCGAAAAAGAATCTGCGCCTGTGGTGGGAAGAAGGTTCCGAGCAGCTGATCCTGAAGGTGCCGCACGCCCTGCTGCACGACCTGGCCCCGGCCGGCGCGCAGCGTGGAGCGAACGCCGGCCTGCACCCGGGCCTGCATTCGGGCCTGCTGCAATCGAACATGATGGAGATGCAATGGGGCCTGCTGATGCAGTCCCTGCTGCAAATCCTGGCGCAGCCGGCGGACCTGCCCACGCATGCGGCCTGGATCGACCATTTCGAACGCAATATCGGCCTGTTCCTGCTGGCCCAGCAGGGGCAGTCCGCGCCGCCGCTGGCGGCGGGCCCGCACGCCAGCGCGGCGTTCGAATCGGGCCAGGGCCTGGCGACGGCCAGCGCCGGCCAGCGCATGGATGCGCTGGAGCGCTATATGCGCGCCAAGCTGTGCGCGCCCGTGTCGCTGCTGGACCTGGCGATGGCGGCCGGCGTCAGCGTGCGCACGCTCAACATGCTGTGCCACCGCCATCACGGCGTGCCGCCGATGGATTTGCTGCGCAATATGCGCCTCGACGCGGCGCACGCCGTGCTCAAGGAACGGCCCGACGCCAGCGTGACCGAAACCGCGTTCGAATTCGGTTTCTGCCACCTGGGCCGTTTTTCAGCCTACTACCGCCAGCGCTTCGGCGTGCTGCCCAAGCATACCGGCGAATTGATGCACTGA
- a CDS encoding ABC transporter substrate-binding protein — protein MTQAPFFKHRFVAAAVLAVICAPSLAAPIKVGLALDVSGPFSGPGQDARNGFALAIKQLGGKLGGQPAEFLQVDMAGNPDQARQLAERFIQKDKIDFFTGPSQYAGAKCSPYFFGTAYQNDQFHEAAGKFASDRGFRKIMLMAPNYPAGRDGLTGFKRAYGAPVADELYVKVGQLDFSTELAQLRADKPDALYYFLPGAMGINFVKQFVAAGLQKDIKLVSTGFSADEDVIGAVGAPMLGLYNTAHWAHDLDNAANRTFVAAYRKEFGGRAPSIYAAQAYDVILSIDAAVKAVKGNMADRPAIVAALEKADFASVRGPFKYANNHYPIENFYLRVVGKDDKGVISNKLSGTVLTAYGDAYAAQCPMPSIARGK, from the coding sequence ATGACGCAAGCACCTTTCTTCAAGCATCGTTTCGTGGCCGCCGCGGTGCTGGCCGTGATCTGTGCGCCGTCGCTGGCGGCGCCCATCAAGGTGGGCCTCGCGCTCGATGTCTCCGGCCCCTTCAGCGGCCCCGGCCAGGATGCGCGCAACGGCTTTGCGCTGGCCATCAAGCAGCTGGGTGGCAAACTGGGTGGCCAGCCGGCCGAATTCCTGCAGGTCGACATGGCCGGCAATCCCGACCAGGCGCGCCAGCTGGCCGAGCGCTTTATCCAGAAGGACAAGATCGACTTCTTTACCGGCCCCAGCCAATACGCGGGCGCCAAGTGCAGTCCGTATTTTTTCGGTACCGCCTACCAGAACGACCAGTTCCATGAGGCGGCAGGCAAGTTCGCCAGCGACCGCGGCTTCAGGAAAATCATGCTGATGGCGCCCAACTATCCGGCCGGCCGCGATGGCCTGACCGGCTTCAAGCGTGCCTATGGCGCGCCGGTGGCCGACGAACTGTACGTGAAAGTGGGGCAGCTCGACTTCTCCACCGAACTGGCGCAGCTGCGCGCCGACAAGCCCGACGCCCTGTATTACTTCCTGCCGGGCGCGATGGGCATCAATTTCGTCAAGCAGTTCGTGGCCGCCGGTCTGCAGAAAGATATCAAGCTGGTCAGCACCGGCTTTTCCGCCGACGAGGACGTGATCGGCGCGGTCGGCGCGCCGATGCTGGGCCTGTACAACACGGCGCACTGGGCGCACGACCTGGACAACGCCGCCAACCGTACCTTTGTCGCCGCCTACCGCAAGGAGTTTGGCGGGCGCGCGCCATCGATCTACGCGGCCCAGGCGTATGACGTGATCCTGTCGATCGACGCCGCCGTCAAGGCGGTGAAAGGCAATATGGCCGACCGGCCGGCCATCGTCGCGGCGCTGGAGAAAGCCGATTTCGCGTCGGTGCGCGGCCCGTTCAAGTACGCCAACAACCACTATCCGATCGAAAATTTCTACCTGCGCGTGGTCGGCAAGGATGACAAGGGCGTCATCAGTAACAAACTGTCCGGCACCGTGCTGACCGCGTATGGCGACGCCTATGCGGCGCAGTGCCCGATGCCGAGCATCGCGCGAGGCAAGTGA
- a CDS encoding branched-chain amino acid ABC transporter permease: MSLVFITEQLLNGIGYGLMLFLLAAGLTLVFGIMDVMNLAHGSLFMGGAYVAARAQAHTGSFALACLLAVLAMALVAVLVEQLLVRRLYKADHLVQVLATFGMILVADDVVKMIWGASPMMIALPESLSGPVQLLPGLMYPSFRLLIIGAGLLIALGLYLLVSHTRVGMLVRAGTSNRWMAQLMGVRVARVFTNVFVLGAMLAALAGALMGPLVAVQIGMGEEILIPALVVIVIGGIGSVRGAFLASLMVGVVDISARAFLPSLLKLAMPGPLAADLGATFSALSMYLLMALVLLFKPSGLFSERSA; the protein is encoded by the coding sequence ATGAGCCTGGTCTTTATTACGGAGCAATTATTGAACGGCATCGGCTACGGCCTGATGCTGTTCCTGCTGGCGGCCGGGCTGACGCTGGTGTTCGGCATCATGGACGTGATGAACCTGGCGCATGGCTCGCTGTTCATGGGCGGCGCCTACGTGGCGGCGCGCGCCCAGGCGCACACCGGCTCGTTCGCGCTGGCCTGCCTGCTGGCCGTGCTGGCGATGGCGCTCGTCGCCGTGCTGGTCGAGCAGCTACTGGTGCGGCGGCTGTACAAGGCAGATCACCTGGTGCAGGTGCTGGCCACCTTCGGCATGATCCTGGTGGCCGACGACGTCGTCAAGATGATCTGGGGCGCGTCGCCGATGATGATCGCGCTGCCGGAAAGCCTGTCGGGTCCGGTGCAACTGCTGCCCGGCCTGATGTACCCCTCGTTCCGCCTCTTGATCATCGGCGCCGGGCTGCTGATCGCGCTGGGCCTGTATTTGCTGGTCAGCCATACGCGGGTCGGCATGCTGGTGCGCGCCGGCACCTCGAACCGCTGGATGGCGCAGCTGATGGGCGTGCGCGTGGCGCGGGTATTTACCAATGTGTTCGTGCTGGGCGCGATGCTGGCGGCGCTGGCCGGTGCGCTGATGGGGCCGCTGGTAGCGGTGCAGATCGGCATGGGCGAGGAAATCCTGATCCCGGCGCTGGTGGTGATCGTGATCGGCGGCATCGGTTCGGTGCGCGGCGCCTTTCTGGCCAGCCTGATGGTGGGCGTGGTCGACATTTCGGCGCGCGCCTTTTTGCCGTCCCTGCTGAAACTGGCGATGCCCGGACCGCTGGCGGCCGACCTGGGGGCGACGTTTTCCGCCCTGTCGATGTATCTGCTGATGGCGCTGGTGCTGCTGTTCAAGCCCAGCGGCCTGTTTTCGGAGCGCAGCGCATGA